One genomic segment of Paenibacillus xylanexedens includes these proteins:
- a CDS encoding nucleotidyltransferase family protein, whose product MRMTGIVLAAGKSCRLGRDKLSVVMPDGRSLAAWSLEAALNSDLDQVVCVVKPEDSLAWLPVKWVDSAAYAYHATARLRIVACADYACGMASSLHSGVLSAMEYKPEGILMLLGDQPLLQAQDINLVTTALATHKLSDYVAATDGEGGKPPVAFRSHMFGPLLSLHGDEGARKIMRSANYSGVHVPLSETSFWDADTEPELERILNHVYESDQTD is encoded by the coding sequence ATGCGAATGACGGGCATAGTACTGGCAGCAGGTAAGAGTTGTCGCCTTGGTCGGGATAAACTCTCGGTTGTCATGCCAGACGGGAGGTCACTGGCTGCATGGTCACTGGAAGCTGCGCTGAATTCGGATCTGGATCAAGTGGTCTGTGTAGTCAAACCGGAAGATTCATTGGCGTGGCTGCCTGTAAAATGGGTTGATTCAGCCGCATATGCTTATCATGCCACAGCACGACTTCGAATTGTGGCCTGTGCAGACTATGCTTGCGGCATGGCCAGTTCTCTTCATTCTGGCGTATTGTCGGCCATGGAGTACAAACCGGAGGGCATTCTCATGCTTCTGGGGGATCAGCCTTTATTACAAGCACAGGATATCAATCTAGTGACCACAGCACTGGCTACCCACAAGCTGAGTGACTATGTCGCAGCTACCGACGGTGAGGGAGGCAAGCCGCCCGTTGCTTTTCGCTCCCATATGTTCGGACCTCTGTTGTCCTTGCATGGAGATGAGGGGGCACGCAAGATTATGCGCAGCGCTAACTATTCAGGTGTACATGTACCACTGTCTGAGACTAGTTTCTGGGATGCGGATACAGAACCGGAATTGGAACGTATTCTGAATCATGTATACGAGTCGGATCAAACAGACTAA